From Algoriphagus sp. NG3, the proteins below share one genomic window:
- a CDS encoding glycosyltransferase family 4 protein, whose protein sequence is MVKKFLVIGQTPPPYHGQSMMIKRLVDGEFSKIKIYHIRTVFSSSIEDIGKPSFFKIFHLLEIITKTYYYRLKHRPTVLVYYPITNSSSGILKDNIFLFLTRWLFKDIVFYFRSAGLIDFLETKSDLVRNVLTFSLMKPSLSILLTKSNPRDDLVLKSKQVEFIPNGIEDISLKFPDLKHTRIRLDVFNCLYIGLITKGKGIFDLIEAFRILTDQFSIYQVKLNVVGKFDSFETEQAALNLISSYQLDNNISFMGQQTGEDKWDQFRRADVLCFPTFYENESFGNVILEGFMCSLPVIGTDWRGISEIIDHNVNGLIVPIQSPMNLAQAILKVYQDEGARKTFARNARSKYETYYTLQKHLDQIEETLVNLH, encoded by the coding sequence ATGGTTAAAAAATTTCTTGTTATCGGTCAAACTCCTCCACCTTATCATGGCCAATCAATGATGATCAAGCGTTTAGTGGATGGAGAGTTTTCAAAAATTAAGATTTATCATATCAGGACTGTTTTTTCTAGTTCTATTGAAGACATAGGAAAGCCTTCTTTTTTTAAAATATTTCATTTATTGGAGATAATTACTAAGACATACTATTATCGGCTTAAACATCGCCCTACAGTACTTGTATATTATCCTATCACTAATTCTTCATCCGGAATTCTTAAAGACAATATATTTCTTTTTTTAACCAGATGGTTGTTTAAAGATATTGTATTTTATTTTCGATCTGCTGGTTTAATTGATTTTTTGGAAACCAAATCTGATTTGGTGAGGAACGTTTTGACTTTTTCCCTTATGAAACCTAGTCTTTCCATTCTTTTAACGAAATCAAACCCTCGGGATGATTTAGTTCTTAAATCGAAACAAGTTGAATTTATTCCAAATGGCATTGAAGATATTTCTCTGAAATTTCCTGATTTGAAACATACTAGGATAAGGTTGGACGTATTTAATTGTTTATACATTGGATTAATTACTAAGGGTAAGGGTATATTTGATCTTATAGAAGCATTTCGTATCTTGACAGATCAATTTAGTATTTATCAAGTAAAGCTAAATGTTGTTGGCAAATTTGACTCTTTTGAAACTGAACAAGCTGCTTTAAATTTGATTTCCAGTTACCAATTGGATAATAATATTTCTTTTATGGGGCAACAAACTGGGGAAGATAAATGGGATCAGTTTCGTAGAGCAGATGTTTTATGTTTTCCAACATTTTATGAGAATGAGTCCTTTGGAAATGTTATTCTTGAAGGTTTTATGTGCTCTTTACCTGTTATTGGGACTGATTGGAGAGGTATAAGTGAGATTATTGACCATAATGTAAATGGATTAATTGTTCCTATTCAATCACCGATGAACCTAGCTCAAGCAATCCTAAAGGTCTATCAGGATGAAGGGGCTAGAAAAACTTTTGCTCGTAATGCACGATCTAAGTATGAGACATACTATACGTTACAGAAGCATCTTGATCAAATTGAAGAGACATTGGTTAATCTCCATTAA
- a CDS encoding O-antigen ligase family protein, translating to MLEIDPELWPLRFDFLSSRNVILSLFIVLFPVLYILSFGLKVVCNIYIKIFFFYIFFISISVFWSDSVEDTLLAIIGIWSGFIVSIYIGRNYSLTSIVYSMVYSMLLVCFLSSILFLLNSDIALNDELFFRFKGIINHSQRFALQLAFVSIISFIYFWNSGNKFFLYSSIIFSFFIILTFTRAWTTFYVLTIILYIFNSINYRRKFYLVVLSLAFLPFVLNYSILDLYQRSDSDITELSGRSQLWNILYSDISDSPMLGHGFGSFREGVFQVNSWLPAHAHNMWLHLMYETGIFGTIILNVFIFISFFWRSRISDAVLKDIIKYLTFFILLSSLTGVILGRLIGPVYILYLSILFNISSNKN from the coding sequence ATGTTAGAAATAGATCCAGAATTATGGCCGTTAAGGTTTGATTTTCTGTCTTCCAGAAATGTTATTCTGTCATTATTTATTGTCTTATTTCCAGTTTTATATATTTTATCTTTTGGCTTAAAGGTTGTTTGTAATATTTATATAAAGATTTTTTTCTTTTATATTTTTTTTATAAGTATTTCTGTTTTTTGGTCAGATAGTGTAGAAGATACATTGTTAGCTATAATAGGAATATGGTCTGGTTTTATTGTCTCTATCTATATTGGTAGAAATTATTCTTTAACTAGCATTGTTTATTCTATGGTGTATTCAATGTTGTTAGTTTGTTTTCTTTCGTCTATATTGTTTTTACTTAATAGTGATATTGCTTTAAACGATGAGTTATTTTTTAGATTTAAAGGTATAATTAATCATTCGCAAAGATTTGCACTGCAGCTAGCGTTTGTATCCATTATATCATTTATCTATTTCTGGAATTCTGGTAATAAGTTTTTCTTATATTCATCTATTATTTTTTCTTTTTTTATAATTTTAACTTTTACTAGAGCATGGACAACTTTTTATGTGTTAACTATTATTTTATATATTTTTAATTCTATTAATTATAGAAGGAAGTTTTATCTTGTTGTTTTAAGTTTAGCTTTTTTACCTTTTGTACTTAATTATTCTATTCTTGATTTGTATCAAAGATCTGATTCAGATATAACGGAGTTATCAGGTAGATCACAGTTGTGGAATATTCTATATTCAGATATTTCTGATTCTCCTATGTTAGGTCATGGATTTGGTTCATTTAGGGAAGGTGTTTTTCAGGTTAATAGTTGGTTGCCAGCTCATGCACATAATATGTGGTTACATTTAATGTACGAAACTGGTATATTTGGTACTATTATACTTAATGTTTTTATTTTCATTTCTTTTTTTTGGCGTAGTAGAATTAGTGATGCTGTATTAAAAGATATTATTAAGTATTTAACTTTCTTTATTTTGCTTTCTAGTTTAACGGGTGTAATATTGGGTCGTTTAATTGGTCCTGTATATATATTATATTTATCTATCTTATTTAATATTAGTTCAAATAAAAATTAA